ATATTGTCAAACTCGGTGCGAAATTCAGGATAAGAACTGTAAGTGCATGGCACTTCAAGGGTAGCTCCACAGGTGTGAGCAACAGGCCTTCTGTTGAGCCCAGTTTCAGCATTAAAGCACACCAAAATTTTGTCAACACATATCACAGAAGATCCTGTGCAGAAGCGCAGGATTTTCTCAGCTTTGGTTTCATCAGCGTTTTTAACATAACGCTGAAGATGGTTAAAGGTTGTCTGTTCTCCGTGAGACAGCAtcaattttgttgtttcaaaCAGCTGCACTAGTCTTTTGCCTGTGGCCTTCTTTGTCTCATACAGAGACAACACACTTTCCTTGCCTGACAGTTTCAGCTGCAGACGTGCCATGGGTGTGGAGAAGCAATCCATTATATACTTTGGCTCTTGGAGAATGGCCTTATGAGCCATTGTTTCAATGGCAGGCTGCATGTTGTTCTTAGGTGGTAGGAAGTGGGAACCCATCCTTGTAAAAAGATCAAGCAGGTCCTCTTCATCATTTTCATCCATTGTGCCTTGGAGAGCCTTGTTGACAGCAGATCTCTCAACAAGAGGGAGATAGTTGAGAAACGATGCAATCAGAATGTCTACATCAACTGAGTCCATTCCGTGGATGCAGGCTAAAATGAAAGCCTTTGACAGCCTCACTGGAAAGACACCATGGTCTAGTAAGCCTTTCACCCATATCTGCCCAACTGCTTGCCATTCAGCCTCACTAAAGTCTGGCCTCAGCCTTGGAACTCGTTCAGTTTCACCTTCACACTGTTCCAAAAATTGCTCCCAAAATGCAGTGTAAACCTCCCTTGACACCCCAGCATCATCAacagcattttcatttacaaagtTCATCTTTAAAGTCTCATTCATAATGCTACGGTCCATAAATACAGCCAAAAGATCATCAACAACTTTTATCCTGCGAACTGATACATGTAGGGGGCTCTGTGGGTCTCCTGAATTTGATGGGGAAAGTTGGCTGCTTGAATCTAAAGGCAAACCTTGTGCGATGAAATTCAGTCCATGGTCCTgagtaaaagacaaaatatgCACAGTCCAtaagaaatgtaaataaattgtACAGATTACACAATATCAATCTTCTGATAAAGTTTGAAATTTCTTTGTCTAATTTTAGTGGGCTGTACATTCCCAAACCATGTTTGCACTGATAATTTATATATAACATTAACATTTCGGCCTGATGGATCTCCTCGTATGCCTCAGAAAATTATACAAGTGTTCTATACATGCTCATACATGTATGAGAAGACTCACTTCTGTGCAAAGAAGGTAGAGATCACAATAGTGACACCAAAACAATGTGTTGCTCATGtgttatgtaaataatttgATTTAAAGACTAAATTCCCTGTTTAATCTTATCTTAGTGTGAATCACTGGAATTGTCTCTCAACTGACAATATccttttttaattcaaatggACCCACAAACTGCCATATCCTCGGAAAATAGCAGGCAATTTTGCCATCTCTACATTATGTAAAGATAGGTGTTTATGGTTGCCTGAATTGATCCATCTTACCTGTGCAATCTGGGTTGCTTCCTCCTGTATTGACTGCATATGGGATGTGGGCAAGCCATTAGCTGAAGACAATGGGAGCAGGAAACCATCCATAGGTAATCCATTTGTGTCGGCATTCTGAGAAGGAAGTATTGCATTAACTGACAACAGACACCTTAACCCTTCAAGATTATAAGACTCTTCTTCAATCTTCTACCTTGGCCTATTCTAAATCATTAATGTTCTTAAAAAGTCTGCAAAATATGTCAATAGGTCTTAAGAAAAAGATACACCTCTTTATTTTCAGCCTACATGTTTCACTTACAAGAGTAAAAAGACATTACAGTGGAATTCCACAGGTTTTTATCAGAGCTTGATGTACTTCTTACTACTTAAAATGTTGTATTATTGCTGCAACAAAATCAAgttttaaacaaacaagagatgAATTCTGATTAATAGAAATCGAGCAAGTGTTTCACAGTAGTGTAGGTGATTTCTTTTAAGATCCAAAAGAAtaatattacagaaaataacATACATGCTTAAATTTTGTCCAAGCAGAAATGCATGatcagcttttttaaaatcagaagtATGCAAGTCATTGAATTTGAGTATAAATAAATTTCCATATTTTGTAACACTTACATAAACCACATCAAACACAACTTTCCATGGTCTTACCTGTGTGAGATCGTCACTGTTGACATAATTCAGGGTTATCACAACTGTGTCATCACCATCTGCTCTGACAAGATCCTCTTCAGGATTCCATAGAACCGTATCCGCTTCGTCTATGTCTGGAAAACGAAATTCCAAATCTTCTGGAAGTTTGTCCCGGGACTCTAGTTTGAAGGATTTATCAGGAACTATACTGGTCAGATCAATAATTTCAGAGCAGTGGTCAGGGAAATCATGATCACTTGAGTCATTCTGCTGCCGCTGTCCCACGacagtgtttttaatgtctgttgGGGTTGAAtgaatataatgtgattttccTTGTCTTTGTGTTGTGACTGCCTCACAGAgtgatttcagtttttttggaTTGTGTTCCATCTGGAAATTGTGAATCTGTGaaccagaaaacaaacacaagaaacaaaCGAACATAATTCAATTATTTTTTCAGCAGCCAATCATTTACTACATCTTAATGAATACAAAGCTGTAATTCTTTCACAGATGTATTAAATGTACCTTACCACACAAGTCAATAAAGAATTCCTGGAATAATTTCATCCTACAGAAGTGAAAGTATTCGTAGATGTACATAGAGCACTTGAATAAGACAACTCTTTATTGCCGTTGCACAGTCatacctagtacaatagtacaacGAAATTAGAAAATGTCGCACGTTACCAACAAGCActactaaacacaacaaaatacagTAACTTTAAAGTgatcattatttttaataataacttTCTTATTTTAACAAACCTGTTTGCCAGTGTCACTGTCAGATGAATCCCCATGGTCAAGTAGATCTGGGACAAAATCATCTGTCTCACTGTCAGATCCAAGTAATGTCACTGGTGAATCTTCTTCAGTTATGCTGACAGAAAAATCCTCTACAGATGAGGACTGAACTGTTGACGGTTTTTCATCTTTCGTGCAAATGTAAAATCTCAGGATCTTCAATTTGGTTTGTTCATAAAGTTTGCCAACGGTGTCATCTAAAGGAATcgaatttcttttaaaatcacAGACATCTATGTTAAAGTCTTCAACTCTCCCTTTTGGCGAGTTCCCATCTGGAAAAAACAGGTCCTTTCCCATTTCCAAAATCTTAGCTACAGTTGTAGTTTTTTCCACAGTTGCATGTCTTGTTCCTCCACCATTTCTGGTTCTCACTTGACGGTATTCATTACTGCTAAAATGAAGCCATCCGATTTCTATTTTTCTGCAGGTCTTCTCTCCTGCAGTATTTCTCTGTCTTGCCATCCCTTCACCTTGCTTGTGGAACACGCCTGATGAACCACACAGCACTCCTTTGGTTTTTGATCTTACTTTCCGTGCCGCAATTTTATCTCTTAGGTTCTGCAGAAGAGTCTCTTTATCTGTGCTGTACTTAGTTTGTTGACAGAAAGACTTGACAGCTACTCTGTCACCATATGTCCTTATGTATTTCGCCATTTCTCCATCAGTCATGACGGACAGCACTGCCTTATCCACCTGCAGACATAAAACATTAGAGAAATGCTATTAATGCCACACTAGCACACATGGAATCCTAACTGTATCACAAATAGAGTTCTTAATCCACACAAcatccaaattcatgggctgcaaccttttttttttcttcttttttttatcacattttAGACATacaagctgtgtccaaattcatgggctgcatcctcctgaggacgcttttgtagaccgattacgtcacagcgatgcGCCGATGGCAGTCCGAATGCAGcggacaaatgcgtcctccttttcacCGAATtcaaatttgaaggatgggtcgggtgtgtgcttcgtggcccaccatatcccagaattcatagcgcggcccagccaaactccagtttccggtaatggcggccgctaataagttttaaaattactgttattaatctttctgggtcacaaaataaacttttcacatattttcaggcgagaacgtGGGTGTGTACACTTGAAATAtgtgcttggtttatcaaggtatcgcatatttgcaggtgcttcgacgttttcgttgacgtctgttacccaccagctcgatagctatccgagagctcgagggtcgctgaagccgccgagaacggcacaactcccggcacatcattttcagatcaccacggacttttgctactcaggttaaacgtaatatataaaacatttagacaacctaaaaatgttattgtttggcatttttcagcgttttatttgttcgtgagtaaacggtttggctgagattaaagttattagattaaattagatcaaataaaactttattaatccccgggtgggttcctccttggtttttacaccgctgaataaacgtcaaacagaaaactgattaaacagaagcgtgagacggtcgagaatttactccagtgtcctgttatattttagatagcaaggagcagacggccgagtttcttaaactccaccgagacagcggtgacgctaatcaaaaggctagaccgtccaactTCCGGcatacccgaccttctgaggacccggcccacgtacaCAACGAAGCCCGGGTCCTCAGTAGGATGCAGCcaatgaatttggacacgattTGAAATTTCAAAACATATGTGGACTTAACGAGTTATGTTTAATGAACCTGAACATATTTACAAGAGTTAACATTAAAGGCATGCATATACGACCTCGGTTTTTCAACAAGTTACTCGCCTCTTGAACCACGGTGTTTAATGCTTTGTTGTTTATACGTACTTTGTCTTGTTGCATGTGCATGATGTCGTCGTGTGGGACCTCTCTTGACCGCAAAAAATGTTCTAAATCCTCCTCCATGTCCGCACCCTTCAGCTGAACTGCTATCAAAAAGGAGCAGGATCTTTTGCGAAATCttgcaaaagttttgcgagatcccgagttagttttgcgagatctcgcaaaacttttgcgagatctcgcaaaactaactcgggatctcgcaaaacttttgcgagatcccgagtttgttttgcgagatcccgagtttgttttgcgagatctcgcaaaagttttgtgagatcccgagtttgttttgcgagatctcgcaatgttttgcgagatcccgcAAAAGTccgtcttaattttttttttctcccatgtcccctGCAGGGCTCCGtactatctaaaatataacaggacactggcgtaaattctcgaccgtctcacacttctgtttaatcagttttctgtttaacgtttattcagctgtgtgaaaatcccggaggaacccacccgatggattaataaagttgtatttaatctaataatcgaataactttgatctcagccaaaccaatttactccagaacaaataaaacaccgaaaaaaggcaaacaattacatttttaagttatccgagtgacttatatatcatgtttaacctgagtagcaaaaaagcgggggtctgaaaacgatgaaacCGGGAGTCCGCTGCTGTCGCCGGCTGGAATGACCATTGAATCccccggctcgctatcgagcgggtgggtaacagacgtctccgaaaacgtcggcgcacttttgcaaatatgcgatgtcttgataaaccaagcagatatttgtaatttacacagctactttctcgcctgaaaatatgttaaacgtttattttgtgacccagaaagattaataagactcattttaaaacttagtagcggccgccattgttggcagctgaaatttggctgggccgcgttatgaattctgggatatggtgggccacgaaggacacacccgacccatccttcaaattcggggaaatgaaggacgcatttgtcggccgcatttgaaggagtcgacgggacagccttcgtcgcctggctgtgacgtaatcggccttcaaatgcggcctccagaggatgcagccgacgttttgggacacagctgaTGTCACtcatttatgtgcaaatgtttaataatgaagaacattaaaacattactgttggccacatgtcggcaaacttatgtgacattagcgatgtttgtactttcagcgtgtacttggttttaaagcctttaaaatatacgccgttcaatagttgaccttaatcctacagagaatgtgatgattttatggataattaaagtcagtcatatatccacaaacacaacaagctgaaagtcagtgatgctgctcggtttgcagtcctgaatatcacggcacaagcaggattcactgcactgttaatgttagctatgttatattgctgcctctgttcggtggtgtcgagccaaacggactttaacgtgtgtttgaacgagctgacggttcactcgttaagctgaaagaaagatgctttaatcacaggagtcacacatgtgtccactgtaccatctgggaactcttcttgtttagcactcgtaataacacaaacactaaatcctccttctcttgtgctgttttgtagcagtgtatacacctgagactgtcacctgtctgtctgtcctgcactctctctctttttctttctctgtgattgtgtaataaaagtatgaacatgtgtttataagttacacttgtatttcaatcctgcagcttatcacacattttatttccatgtgtgacaactgcaagtgtccagagtgaggacagactgagggacccactgctgcacatcatctgtgaggctttgcacccctgatgatccaccaggacaaactcagcagtgtgtgaggaagaggaggaggaagagccagcagcagctgacagatggagagaatagacagattgttccctgtttgtgaaggactgctagaaaagtttaaaagaactaattgtctgtcctgaatcagtcttattaggtaatgttcaaataattttatcattccagtgttttcagtgtgggagaaagtactcagggccttcaaggtAAACactgaaaggcagcaacaagtttaatattcagaaacctaaagtatgtatcagcagcagaatggacctaaaagtaaatgtttgtttcagttctatgaagctttgagtattttggattagtactactgctgtgtttgttgtatcatattgctgtaattgtttatatgctttatgtattctgaggtaagttgatgtatagtgttacatcatatgctataaggatgttatgtgtttgtatactttctgcccagtttgatcCATTTAGCAGaggtcagcctgtttaaggctctgatatctattctgtatgacttaaagcagttatgacatggtatgattttctcacccaataaaggaatatttaatatatcagtctactcttcattttatcagaaacagttatcacagctcgtacattttctttttatacatatatgtaagcattgagccaaatttagtaatgtcAACATactaaaagaacaatatttgtctcttatatataatacacctatatatacactgtcaaagatacttgtctttgagtgaagatttaaggtgattggACATAtcaataactgcaacttgaattgCAGTgaactgaagctcagtatttgacacagagtttaagttcactgctgtaataactaataatgattaatataataactataatattggccatatttacattaccaaagtaagatgactttagtctcatgaacaacattagctagtaaataataattagctaatcttaaaatgactgttcagtacagaaatgaagcccaacaatcatgttttacagtcctgtggtctcagcctcagatacttatcaaatcacacaaagctcatgtagaaacaaatgaacaaaatatgttctccttcatttctgtcaaacgaagctgtatgaaacgtttccagcggttagtatcatggttgctaggcaacctgggcagctcaacggaggctagaccgtcccatttcacaagcctacaagcatcgcacttccggccttagcggtctttgagtaagCGGGCCTTGAGGACCGTTAAGGCTGCATACTTTAaagctgcagaccctgaattgggatacagccaatatctcatcattattattttcttaaacCAGGCGTCTGGTTCAATGTTTCTTGGTGGTTTCTTCCACTTGTTCTTACTTTTAGCTCCACCCAGTTGGCACAAACTGTGCCAAAAACCTAACAGGCCTGTGTAAACCAATCACATCATGGGTATGACCGCAGTGCCCAATGAGAATAGCGCAAACCTATAGCCCCG
This is a stretch of genomic DNA from Pelmatolapia mariae isolate MD_Pm_ZW linkage group LG16_19, Pm_UMD_F_2, whole genome shotgun sequence. It encodes these proteins:
- the LOC134644473 gene encoding uncharacterized protein LOC134644473, encoding MEEDLEHFLRSREVPHDDIMHMQQDKVDKAVLSVMTDGEMAKYIRTYGDRVAVKSFCQQTKYSTDKETLLQNLRDKIAARKRQQNDSSDHDFPDHCSEIIDLTSIVPDKSFKLESRDKLPEDLEFRFPDIDEADTVLWNPEEDLVRADGDDTVVITLNYVNSDDLTQNADTNGLPMDGFLLPLSSANGLPTSHMQSIQEEATQIAQDHGLNFIAQGLPLDSSSQLSPSNSGDPQSPLHVSVRRIKVVDDLLAVFMDRSIMNETLKMNFVNENAVDDAGVSREVYTAFWEQFLEQCEGETERVPRLRPDFSEAEWQAVGQIWVKGLLDHGVFPVRLSKAFILACIHGMDSVDVDILIASFLNYLPLVERSAVNKALQGTMDENDEEDLLDLFTRMGSHFLPPKNNMQPAIETMAHKAILQEPKYIMDCFSTPMARLQLKLSGKESVLSLYETKKATGKRLVQLFETTKLMLSHGEQTTFNHLQRYVKNADETKAEKILRFCTGSSVICVDKILVCFNAETGLNRRPVAHTCGATLEVPCTYSSYPEFRTEFDNILFSNYFEMDII